Proteins encoded within one genomic window of Hahella chejuensis KCTC 2396:
- a CDS encoding AAA family ATPase has protein sequence MSKQFSFPFYNTILTHESGVTLTLPGNMTEIAWLNAPSAHVARQFQKRAQRKLLKQGEYVELLHYLPEGETEVREVKVKVPASREGGYTGHEITFEAVIWRLRQGEILGVVPALAVACLCWDEEQIMQRVSECIQLEMLRNKRFGSARSLIACQWYAPPKVVREEVMLEFYTPAELADLRRQQDEPVIAKTARRMHRSRASVFGLDAYVDTLNRNLLGEFRQSVLVVGPSGCGKTALINEFVKRHFTGVNSNKIPWRTTAAQMLQALTQQGGWRHALGLWVREARTNGEIIYLGNLSELFEVGQYQGNSVSIAEALRDPLSRNEVTLIAEVTEEQLAAIDLRAPGYSQLFHIVRFTERGEEEENQIARQAIQAQADLFNIRIAPNAIERIILLQRRYAPYSGYPGKIIRFFENMILAARKDNGAISENEAISASCEESGMPRFLVDHQARLDADKVREHFRRRIVGQTQAVEALVRAIITVKAGLAPRGKPIASLLFVGPTGVGKTEMAKTLAQFMFGDEKRLLRFDMSEYSDPYSVTRLTATGEASLVTKVRQQPFSVLLFDEIEKADPAFYDLLLQVLGEGRLTDDHGESANFCSALIIMTSNLGAQQFMQNSVGFSTEDKTDAAAQRHFEQTAAKYFRPELFNRIDQVAPFFALTQAEQMIVLQKEMRRLQGAAGLSNRQVSLNFEDPVWSHLNNLPSDPRYGARSVQRLLRKHVTAHLAPALSARPHEDPLEITATVSADALSFDARVTHQEKRARGYFMELTEKVAAHRRDLQALQESPTWISCLSELDQMDARKRRKRNSFWEDPEQTRRYGELFNLREALTQRIDDAYALENECLGQLLDQHSAMRAEDYEEALRELQTRFDDFLIEIESTLNPHYNRHLLFVYGGQPQLDRLSLWYERWFEKLDHDYTRVWIYLDPDLDANPITEAVPHGEFVELVTLPPYKVSKDMLTQEELPLIGMGWVLSGACVQYFWRHDHGKVDWATEEDKNAPMYIDFNDAKLDEYEVPAGIHRMKFYKDMKAHRKVREEEYQDERFGDPQTYQDLFGHSERVKHKAARSLQEKLLARLVIRQEKKPEDKKRGAKSAYDDAAGGLQE, from the coding sequence CACCCTTCCAGGCAATATGACCGAAATTGCATGGCTGAACGCTCCCAGCGCCCATGTGGCCCGCCAGTTTCAAAAGCGTGCGCAGCGTAAACTACTGAAACAGGGCGAATATGTTGAGCTGCTGCACTATCTGCCGGAAGGCGAAACGGAAGTGCGTGAGGTGAAAGTCAAGGTCCCTGCCTCCAGAGAAGGCGGCTATACAGGACATGAGATCACGTTCGAGGCCGTAATCTGGCGCTTGCGCCAAGGGGAAATCCTCGGCGTGGTTCCAGCCTTGGCCGTCGCCTGCCTCTGCTGGGACGAAGAACAGATCATGCAGCGGGTCAGCGAATGCATTCAGCTGGAAATGCTGCGTAATAAGCGCTTCGGCAGCGCACGCTCGCTGATCGCCTGTCAGTGGTATGCGCCCCCCAAAGTCGTGCGTGAGGAGGTGATGCTGGAGTTCTACACGCCAGCCGAACTGGCGGACCTGCGTCGCCAGCAGGACGAGCCGGTGATCGCGAAAACCGCGCGGCGCATGCATCGCAGCCGCGCCAGCGTGTTTGGTCTGGACGCTTATGTCGACACGTTAAATCGCAACCTGCTGGGCGAGTTCCGCCAAAGCGTGCTGGTGGTTGGCCCCAGCGGCTGCGGCAAGACCGCGCTCATCAACGAGTTTGTGAAGCGCCACTTCACCGGCGTAAACAGCAACAAGATTCCCTGGCGCACCACCGCAGCGCAAATGCTGCAAGCTCTGACCCAACAGGGCGGCTGGCGTCACGCTCTGGGCCTGTGGGTGCGAGAAGCCCGCACCAACGGCGAAATCATATACCTGGGCAACCTCAGCGAACTATTTGAAGTTGGACAGTACCAGGGCAATAGCGTCAGTATCGCCGAAGCCCTGCGTGATCCACTATCCCGCAATGAAGTCACTCTCATCGCGGAAGTAACCGAAGAACAGTTGGCCGCCATTGATTTACGCGCTCCCGGCTACAGCCAGTTGTTCCATATCGTGCGTTTCACCGAACGCGGCGAGGAGGAGGAAAACCAGATCGCGCGGCAGGCCATTCAAGCCCAGGCCGACCTTTTCAATATTCGCATCGCCCCCAACGCCATTGAACGCATTATCCTGCTGCAACGCCGCTATGCGCCCTATTCCGGCTATCCAGGCAAGATCATCCGCTTCTTTGAAAACATGATTCTGGCGGCCCGCAAAGACAATGGCGCCATCAGTGAGAATGAAGCCATATCCGCCTCTTGTGAAGAGAGCGGCATGCCGCGTTTTCTGGTGGACCATCAGGCGCGCCTGGACGCGGATAAAGTCCGCGAACATTTCCGTCGCCGCATCGTCGGTCAGACTCAGGCGGTGGAGGCTCTGGTGCGCGCCATCATTACCGTCAAAGCCGGTCTGGCGCCCCGCGGCAAACCCATAGCATCGCTGTTGTTTGTGGGCCCTACCGGCGTCGGCAAAACGGAAATGGCGAAAACCCTGGCGCAGTTTATGTTCGGAGATGAGAAACGCCTGTTGCGCTTCGATATGAGCGAATACAGCGACCCTTACTCCGTCACCCGACTGACCGCCACCGGCGAGGCCAGTCTGGTGACCAAGGTGCGCCAGCAACCCTTCTCCGTATTGCTGTTCGACGAAATAGAAAAAGCCGACCCGGCGTTCTATGACCTGCTACTGCAGGTGCTGGGGGAAGGACGACTTACCGATGACCACGGCGAGTCCGCCAATTTTTGTAGCGCGCTGATTATCATGACTTCCAATCTTGGCGCTCAGCAGTTCATGCAAAACAGCGTCGGCTTCAGCACGGAAGATAAAACTGACGCCGCCGCCCAACGCCATTTCGAACAGACGGCGGCGAAATACTTCCGCCCGGAACTGTTCAACCGCATCGATCAGGTCGCGCCGTTCTTCGCCCTGACGCAAGCAGAACAAATGATCGTGCTGCAGAAAGAAATGCGTCGCTTACAGGGCGCCGCCGGGCTAAGCAATCGTCAGGTCAGTTTAAACTTTGAAGACCCGGTCTGGAGCCATCTGAACAACCTGCCCTCGGACCCGCGCTACGGCGCCCGCTCCGTGCAGCGGCTCTTGCGCAAGCATGTCACCGCCCACCTGGCGCCGGCGCTCAGCGCCCGCCCCCACGAAGATCCCCTGGAGATCACCGCCACCGTCAGCGCAGACGCACTGAGCTTCGACGCCCGCGTCACCCACCAGGAGAAACGCGCCAGAGGCTATTTCATGGAGCTGACCGAGAAGGTCGCCGCCCATCGCCGCGATCTGCAGGCGCTGCAGGAAAGTCCCACCTGGATCTCCTGCCTCAGCGAGCTTGATCAGATGGACGCGCGCAAACGTCGCAAGCGTAATTCGTTTTGGGAGGACCCGGAGCAAACCCGGCGCTATGGTGAGTTGTTCAACCTGCGCGAGGCGCTTACACAACGCATAGACGACGCCTACGCACTGGAAAATGAGTGCCTCGGGCAATTACTCGATCAACACAGCGCCATGCGCGCGGAAGACTATGAAGAGGCGTTGCGCGAACTACAGACGCGCTTTGACGACTTCCTGATCGAAATCGAGAGCACGCTCAACCCGCACTACAATCGACATCTTTTGTTCGTGTACGGCGGCCAGCCTCAACTCGACCGTCTGTCCCTGTGGTACGAACGCTGGTTCGAAAAATTAGACCATGACTACACCCGGGTATGGATCTATTTAGACCCCGACTTGGACGCCAATCCGATAACGGAGGCCGTCCCCCACGGCGAGTTTGTCGAGCTGGTGACGTTGCCGCCCTATAAAGTCAGTAAAGACATGCTCACTCAGGAAGAACTGCCTCTGATCGGTATGGGCTGGGTTTTATCCGGCGCCTGCGTGCAGTATTTCTGGCGTCATGACCACGGCAAAGTGGACTGGGCCACGGAAGAAGACAAAAACGCGCCGATGTACATCGATTTCAACGACGCCAAGCTGGACGAATATGAGGTTCCCGCCGGCATTCACCGCATGAAGTTTTACAAAGACATGAAAGCCCATCGCAAAGTCCGCGAGGAAGAGTATCAGGACGAACGCTTCGGCGATCCGCAGACCTATCAGGACCTTTTCGGGCATTCAGAGCGGGTCAAACACAAAGCCGCCCGCTCCCTGCAGGAAAAGCTGCTGGCCCGACTCGTCATCCGCCAGGAAAAGAAACCGGAAGACAAAAAGCGCGGCGCTAAATCCGCCTATGACGACGCCGCAGGAGGACTGCAGGAATGA